The Solanum pennellii chromosome 11, SPENNV200 sequence gacacccgatccacatatattctatcctggtgtcggaacgtgacaccccgatccatatatatattctatcctggtgccggaacgtgacacccgatccatatatattctatcctggtgtcggaacgtgacactccgatccatatatatattctatcctggtgccggaacgtgacacccgatccacatatattctatcctggtgtcggaacgtgacactccgatccatatatatattctatcctggtgccggaacgtgacacccgatccacatatattctatcctggtgtcggaacgtgacactccgatccatatatatattctatcctggtgccggaacgtgacacccgatccacatatattctatcctggtgtcggaacgtgacactccgatccatatatatattctatcctggtgccggaacgtgacacccgatccacatatattctatcctggtgtcggaacgtgacactccgatccatatatatattctatcctggtgccggaacgtgacacccgatccacatatattctatcctggtgtcggaacgtgacactccgatccatatatatattctatcctggtgccggaacgtgacacccgatccacatatattctatcctggtgtcggaacgtgacactccgatccatatatatattctatcctggtgccggaacgtgacacccgatccacatatattctatcctggtgtcggaacgtgacacccgatcccctaatctcattactttagttcatcaagccttcttttataccaaggcatcatcattaacaaagtaaaattagggttcttcaagatttgggattcaatagcttcatcatgctaatttcatcataattatatataaaatcacatcatgcatgcacacaattaagcatatagaagagtttataatactacccaacacatatcattcgctattaagagtttactacgaatagcataaaccataacctacctccaccgaagattcgtgatcaagcaagcaaatttccccaaagcttgtgtttttcccttcgttcgtttctctctctctatcaatCGTGCGTTctctttttctgttctttttctttttcttattcaaaccctctttcttttaccctaattaacatataattaagtataaagatggtaataatattccactaattaactcaaggttacctcttttaacccccaagtaattagacttataatccttaaccctctaactttataattaaggaaggaatagtccaaaacgtcccttaaaacgtgtaaAGAAATCCGACTCTgactgggattacgcagcccgtgacgggccgtcgtgcctacgacggtccgtcctgctgctccgtcacagagttcagagactagatttttaccaagagtctgtgacggcccgtcactcctgtgacggtccgtcctgccattccgttacgaagttcagagagtcgatttcagtacccaaatttcagaattctaagtattttggaacgagactccctcgacggtccgtcgtgggttccgtcgtctcacacagtttttccagaaataaaatctgctgctcaaaacgactaaacaggtcgttacaggaatcgattggtctatcaCGCTTTTAACGCATCATAGACTCTGTTAAGGACTAtttattggagcatttgcaacttaattaaaatattgggtcAGCAAATACATCTGGCCAATTACTTACAACATTTtgcaaatgaattatctcttgaacttcaagttcacaTTTTTTTACGAAGATCTACATAATTCATTCCACATATAATTTTGAGTTGCTACACATATCTCCCCCTAATGTGAGGAAATCCAAGATTCACCCTTAACCTCAATTGGGGATCCATCTTTGTGCATGGAGGAGCAATAAAATCACATGTGCACACGTCAAATTTTCAGATGGaaattatttggttcctgaccctgaaccaattgtGTTTGGAGAACCTTATTGGCTTGATGAATACCTGTTAAATAAACTGATGTCATACcgaattttatttgagagatttgttctcataatctatggtctagctataattggaggtatacaatttctgctaaaccaaccaacattatcaatatgattttatagtttggaactgtgctcttaatttattaattctagGAAATAACATTACAAAagccaatttgtaagttgatacaaatgcaCATGTGACCATACCATAGATGCATCTATTAAATCACAATAGTAAATGGTCCACATGGCAGGTGAACAAGCTCTTATTCACtacatttcaaataatttcaGGTGATACAATCCCacccttagctggtacaatgattattttatcacgagaacaagcaacaaaagagaattcttgaagaatattttatttcttcaacatatagcCGCGTaaattctcaatttcttttgcatCACAGTAAAATTGAAATGGCCAACCGATTGTGTCAACTGATATTTATTCTAGTAAACTTCtagtttacttttgcatgtgattccaTCAGGATGCTCATGTTTGTATACAACAAACAAGAAGGAAAAAATGGGTAatcttataaataaatatttacaacCCACTTTTGTTGTAGtaatttgaagatattaaatcttcccataatttatagtcttgatataatatttttcttttcaattcttctgaaacttaaaagtttcttttgagattCAATACAAACACAATATTATGGACAATTTCTTACCTTCGGATAGTAACAAATTAGTCCTTTCGAAattctcaattaattttatgtacTATCACAAATTACACAACGTCATTATTATGGTGACCATCTTCTTCAAAGGagaaaattattgttattattgtcatggttaaATTATCACATGCAAGACTTATTTCTTGACAAtcaatgactttttttttgtttggtcaTAGCCACGACCTTTATAGTAAAGAATTATTTCTTGTCTTTATCCTTCAATAGTTCATAATTTAACATATCACAATATTTGTGTAGTACTTAAAGTATATGACTATATGATCATCTATgtcaaaatatttcatttcaatatCTCAAACCTACCGTAGAGGTGAGATGTGACATTTATCCAACAATTCATTGACATGTTCTTATCCATAAGAACACAAATCatattttctttaagaaatGGACCATAACCATTTGAACATGCTCCATAAGTTTCTATTAGAAACTTATTGTCATACTTTcacatttatcaaatttatgtgactcacctcaacatcactttaagAGATCAAATGTACTAAATGTACTATCactttatattcttttatttgatgttggagttacaaaaaaaattaaatttgggtTGCCCCAACAACAATGTGTCAAATAACTTCTCCTACAACtttgatggataaaaattaccttcacatttgaaggacCATCTTAAGAACCCATAATGTTCTTCCTCttcattaccacaatgatgaccaTTAACATTTTACCATATCTATATTCATACATTTAACCACTTATCATTTTCCAGACATATTATGCACTGCTGTCACATCCACAAGAGAATGAAGCAAATTAATTgggtaaatttcatgactttcaGTCAAAAGTATACAACTTTGtgttagtcatcatcatatcatcattataGTGCATTAGGACTTAAACTCAATGTTTTACCCATATAAAAACACATTTGGTCATAAACCGATGGGATTTAAATCCAACTTCTGATTATCTTGGTGCACCGAGACGTTACTCGACGTCTTACCCGCTTGGTGCGGTGAAACTTGAATTCACCGTCTTACGCTCAACCAATGCCTTATAAACCAAATAcatttttaagaataaataactattaaatatcataaatataatctgaaattgacttaaaattgaataaaaatcaaCGAAATTATTAATTAGAACAACATGTTGGAACCGTATAGAAGTcccaagttaaaataaattaaaaattgtaataGCCCCTCTCAATATTGTTATGAAGATTATCATAATTTACTCACCACTTTCAAATAACCACAAAACAAAatttgttagtacaaataatatatagaatATGAAGTATACCTTGCATGAAGAATTACTAggataattcataaataatcaagaaataCTTACCATTGATTTTTGACGGAGAATGAGCAAATCATGCTGATAACGTATTGTAACTATAAAGCAAAATAAGACAaggaatataaaagataaatcaATAGAAACAGGGAAACAAAAGATGAGAGcatttcttattcttcaaagTATTCATCAAATCTTCTAGTCTCTACAATAGGAACCCTTATGCCTCTAATTGTAGTGTAATATAGAGGCATACAAAAtgttagtcataaacatgacattaaacATGAATATAAGGAAAGAGGTTATGGAGGTAAAATGTTACAAGAATAATTATCATAAAGGTGGAGGTTATCTTCATAATGAAGGAAAGTAATGTAGTAACTTCTTGGTGTAGTGGATTATCTTCATAATGGAGGAAAGTAATGTAGTAACCTTTTGATGTAGTGGActtctgttttttttctttttgctagtttatacttaaaaaaataaaatataactaatcTATTACAAGTACATTATAATATCTTATGTGAATATTCTAtcaatatgatgtatatatatttttaatatatcaaatatatgaattatgtaaaaattCTTGTCttgacaaaataataaaatacgtTAATTAAGTATGTggaatatatttaataatgaatatataacGCTAATATATGATTACATATGCACCGTCAAAATATATACAatctaatttataatattaataaaatatttacatttggatttcaaatgaaaaaaaaaaggttgttcgtgtataaaagaaataagaaaaaaagttagGAAAACAGTTTAGTCAGATAAAATTCTTGACTAAAAAAAGATTTACAAATAAATCTACAGGGGTAAATGTATAATTTACTGTTTTATTACATATATAGCTAATATCGCACATCTTTTTCCACCTCTATCATGTATAACTTAtagtatattttctcataagttagattgatattaattatgtagAACTGTAAAAATTGCAATCAAACACCGAATAAAATTTATAGTACATGAATAACTTTTATGCAATATTTAGAATCCTACCAaccaaacataatataaattaatacaatACTTCTATCAAACATATTAAAAACTGAATGTACCTTATATGCCTCTTAATTCGTTCCTTCCCTTCTCATACCATGGGTTTCAGTTTGTTCATGATTAGTTTATTAATTATGATCATATTGAAAATATTCACTAATAGTGTTTCTATCTCTATACGATAGGAATATGATTTTCATATATCGGTTAGTTTGGATAATTATGCTCCCCTTTTAATTAAAGACACTGGATATCTCgaaaaaaaaaagcttaattaaattttagtcaATTGAACCTCTTGAACATACTATAGAATACAAGTGGACGATGTGGCAACCAACAACATatacaaaacaagaaaaactatGGTTTTAGTTCATCTAAGAAATTTACTTGAATGATAAAACATATGTCcatacaaaaataatcaaagatTAATTAGTCATGTCTATATGTTGTTGACTATAAGGTTAAATCCAAATTATTTTCCTTAGAGgaagaattagaagaagaagaaatcccAGAAAGTGGCTTGTTGAATGTAGTAGCACTAGCTGATGTTGAGGCATAATCATGATGATAATATGGATACatgtaaacccaattaagaggcAAAACTCTTTTCATCATGTAATAATTTGGAACAACACTTGGCACATTTTGACTTTCATAATTATTCCCGAGTGGAACAATAGCATGATCATGTGTATCCTCTAATTGATCGAGACGAAGGTAAAAAACACTTGATTTCTTGCGATATTTTCTCTCATTAGCATCCAATAATCTCATGAAGTACTTCTGAGCATGACTAGCAACTTGTGTTGATGTTCTACTAGGCACGA is a genomic window containing:
- the LOC107003917 gene encoding transcription factor MYBS3-like, which gives rise to MERNCTVCGGNGHNQRTCSEKGKSIKLFGVEITTTTSAGGAMSKKDSMERRIMKGNPWTEDEQIAFLKGLDFHGKGNWSKIAKDFVPSRTSTQVASHAQKYFMRLLDANERKYRKKSSVFYLRLDQLEDTHDHAIVPLGNNYESQNVPSVVPNYYMMKRVLPLNWVYMYPYYHHDYASTSASATTFNKPLSGISSSSNSSSKENNLDLTL